In Zobellia roscoffensis, the following are encoded in one genomic region:
- a CDS encoding PA0069 family radical SAM protein — protein MKSGDYIKGRGAQQNVHNKFLQNVYETRDDFLEFCRIEGEEADKNKTQYIPIFPKTIVNKVTSPDVGMQFSMNPYQGCEHGCIYCYARNTHEFWGYSAGLDFERKILIKKDAPKLLEAKLKSKRWEARTIVLSGNTDCYQPAEKKFEITRACLEIFLKYKHPVGIITKNAMVLRDLDILKELAKDRLIGVNVSVTSLSEETRRILEPRTTTIKKRLETIRVLSENNIPVNAMLAPIIPGINSHEIMKLAKAVSDNGAKSFAFTVVRLNGAIGQVFTDWIYKALPDKAEKVLHQIEECHGGTLNDSRFGVRSRGEGKIATQIHDLVRLARHTYFKDKAFPPLNHELHAQYKDGQLRLF, from the coding sequence TTGAAATCAGGAGATTATATCAAAGGTCGTGGAGCCCAACAGAATGTACATAACAAATTTCTTCAGAACGTCTATGAAACAAGAGACGATTTTCTTGAATTCTGCCGTATAGAAGGCGAAGAGGCGGACAAGAACAAAACACAATACATTCCAATTTTTCCCAAGACCATAGTTAATAAGGTTACGAGTCCTGATGTGGGTATGCAATTTTCAATGAATCCCTATCAAGGTTGTGAGCATGGTTGTATTTATTGCTACGCTCGCAATACGCATGAGTTTTGGGGCTATAGCGCTGGGCTGGATTTTGAACGTAAAATCTTAATTAAGAAAGATGCTCCAAAACTGCTAGAAGCTAAATTAAAGAGCAAACGCTGGGAGGCGAGAACAATTGTCCTTTCAGGAAATACGGATTGCTATCAACCTGCCGAGAAAAAGTTTGAGATTACACGTGCTTGTTTAGAGATTTTCCTGAAATACAAGCATCCCGTTGGTATCATTACCAAAAATGCCATGGTGCTGCGCGATTTGGATATTCTAAAAGAACTGGCCAAGGACCGTTTGATTGGTGTTAATGTATCTGTAACTTCATTGTCTGAAGAAACAAGGCGCATTTTAGAGCCAAGAACCACTACTATAAAAAAACGATTGGAGACCATTCGTGTACTTTCTGAAAATAATATTCCTGTAAATGCGATGTTAGCTCCAATTATACCTGGAATCAACAGCCATGAGATTATGAAGTTGGCCAAAGCGGTTTCTGATAACGGAGCAAAATCTTTTGCTTTTACCGTAGTTCGTTTGAACGGGGCCATAGGTCAAGTATTTACGGATTGGATATATAAAGCCCTACCCGATAAAGCTGAAAAAGTATTACATCAAATTGAGGAATGCCATGGAGGAACTTTAAACGACAGTCGGTTTGGGGTTCGTAGCCGAGGAGAAGGTAAGATCGCCACTCAAATTCATGATTTGGTACGTTTGGCCCGTCATACGTATTTTAAGGATAAGGCTTTCCCTCCTCTTAACCATGAGTTGCATGCGCAATATAAAGATGGACAGCTACGATTGTTTTGA